The Solanum lycopersicum chromosome 2, SLM_r2.1 DNA window atttacagaatgatattagtggatcggagtgtcacgtaccgacacatgtaggggatcgggtgtcacgaaccgacacgtagaattaggggatcgggtgtcacgaaccgacacgtagaattaggggatcgggtgtcacgaaccaacacgtagaattaggggatcgggtggcacgaaccgacacgtagaattaggggattgggtgtcacgaaccgacacgtagaattaggggatcgggtgtcacgaaccgacacgtagaattaggagatcgggtgtcacgaaccgacacgtagaattaggggatcgggtgtcacgaaccgacacgtagatttaggggatcggagtgtcacgtaccgacacaagaggaataatgaatatgagggatcggagtgtcacgtaccgacacaagagaattaaagataatgaatcttgaaagatgttaatatactcaatctaacgaacatgattcccaaatgagtatggtattggggcttgagtcctcatgtgtgaacttgacggtaattgttaatgatatagtgcttgttgttgctacatgttgagtatcataggtgattttatgatattacttgatatatactgttttctattttgagttggccgatgatatctactcagtacccgtgctttgtactgactcctacttttattgttttcttcttgttatttgtggagtgcagcaaacgtgccgtcatcttcgactcaatagtaactcaagccagtcttcgttacatcggatcttcagggtgagctaacgcttctagcttggactggatgttctccttcatgtcttgatgccttgaacctccggcacggactagcttcttatgtatttttagcttcttagaaactcttagaattagtagatgttcttgtgatgatgacttccaggttttgggaataatagatgttgaatattgatagttatagaattggttttattaatgagttaagtcttccgcattattttctgttgttattacattgaaatgttaaggtttagattggttggttcgctcacataggagggtaagtatgggtgccagtcgcaacccggtttgggtcgtgacacttaaAGAATCGCCAGCTACGGGTGGAGTATGGAGACTGAGTGATGATGACAAGTTCCAAAGTCTCAAGCTGTTGATATTTAGCTATCTACATTTTCAGCACTGGGAAGCTAGCAGTGATAGCTTCCCAAATCTAAAACGCCTTGTTCTAAAGACCTGCAGTTTCCTGCGAGAAATTCTAACAGATTTTTGGGGAAATTGGTACTTGAAATTGGTACTTTGGATTCAATTGAGTTACATTATTGTGGCACTGGTGCTGAAGATTGTGCCGGAAATATTGAACAAGAACAAGAAGACATGGGAAATAATTACCTTAAGGTCTACATTGGTAAGTTTTAAATCTCTCTGACAAAATTCTTCCATTGTTCACATTATTAGTTACTACTTTTACCCCCTTCTAATTTAGATAATgacatttctttttatatcttgtatGCAGGGAATTGAAGCTTATGTTATACTTTGTTCCTTGTGTGTTCCTCTTGATTCAACAGAATCACTGTGATCAAAATGGAAGTTGTATGAATATATTCTTATGGTTCAATCTGATGCCACTCCTCTTCCAGAGTGATTCCATCGCTTGATGTTCTGCCCAACTCTTTGTGAATAGTTATCAGATACCAGCCTCACATAACTACTTTTGGGTGACAGTTTTTGCCTCTCATCGGCACATGTAATATTTCATATCTCGAGTGACATTTCATATGTTCAACATCAATGTCTGAAAATAGAATACAATCTTCACTTTTCagcatatttatatatataccctTCTTCTCGATATTGTTCAAATTTAGGAGAAAATTCACATCTTCTAGATTAATTGTTAGAAGAGAGGTTTTTAAATTTAGGCATAGATATCAACAGTACTTATTTATATGTACTCAGATGGTAGAGTTTTTGTCTAACATAGGTTGTGGTACTATGGTAATGATTACTTAACAGTTACGTATCATTGGATAGATAAAATTTGGACAACGTAAAAATCCTATATTTAGGAATAACTTTTCAGTTTTCACTTGAATTAACATGTCAACCACTATTAAGGTAAAGCATTATCACGACATGTTCCTTAGTATTTATACCTCAATTTATCATTTGAGACTTGTTGGGGTGGTTGACTTGGGACCTGAGGGGCTCAGGTGATTTTCAAATAACCTGAACTCAAAATGacaatgcatatttttgttgttagaTGGTGTACAGCAATGGCATCACCAAGAAGCGATCGTGAACGAATTGATGTACTGTAGCAACGGATTGTCACTTCATCTTCCATCGATTACTGGCTTAAATGCATTGTGGTCTCATTTCTGAAAGAACTATTCTTGTGACATAATATAATGTAAAAGAGTGTGTATCAAAATACTAATTAAAACTTTTCCTCTATTAATATAAAATGCATACACACATGGTAATGTTACCACTGCAGCTGATGGTAGATAACATGTCTGGCCCGTGCTATTCCTGAGAATCTTCTACTACAAAACAGAAAAAGTTCAACTAGCATCTAAAAATATAGAATCTTATTTCATACACCtgcaaatatacaaataaactCAAAAGATTCCTGTAATAAAAGAAGTTCAATACGACACTAATTATTATTGTCGAACAGAAACAAGAGCCAACCATGGAACCAAATGTTGATGAAATGACCACAACTGCACCACCATTCCAGATTTGAGTTTATTCCTTTTTACTACTTGCATCCAGTCATTCAATAACACATAACTTGAGCTGTTACTCATGTCCCATTTtgtcaaatgaatttttgtttgTTCAAGTGAAGGCTCAATCAAGTTGAACTGAATCTTGCTCTTTTTGTTGGACTCAATGTCTCTTGTCTCCAACACCATTTTCTGTTGTGGTGTCAAGAAATCCTTTCTCACCACTTGGTTGACGGGGATTGACATACGCATATGCTTATAGCTCAAATCTGTATCATAAAGAACTTTCTGAATTACGAGTTTCACTTGAGAAATCTGAACACCCATTCCTGAAATCATCTCCTTCAACTCATCCGGCAAAACTGGAGGATCAATTATTGGTTTATAaatctttcttctcttttcctcTCTGTTTTCCCACTTACTATGTTTTTCATCGAACAGAGTCTCAGTCTTTTTTCCCTCCACGGAAAGGTCTTCATCAACTGTTTCGATTGTTTTACGTTTAAGAGAGATTCGAATCTTCGGATCCTTTTTCTGTGACATTGATTGAGACGGCATAACAGTAGGAGGAGGGTTCTTTCTTCTGAAAATTCTGCTTCTTTTAGCCCTTGGGAGAAGATAGTAGTAGTGATCAACAGAATGTTCACACATAAACGGATTCTTTCTAAAAGCTTCATCTTTTTCAACATCTACACATTCAAAATCAGTTATACAGGACTCTTCTTTCAACCCACCACCATCATCGTCTTCCATTATCGTTCCCATGGAAAACAgaagaaaattttcaagaaacaGAGAGAGATCAACTTTTAGAAAACAATGGGTTTGATTAAGAAGAAGAATTGTTGATAAAGAGGGTGAAATTAGTTTAAGAATGAGGGGATTCTTGATTTATTAACGTTGGGGAGTTCTTGATTTCTTGAACGCGCTAAATTGACAAGCTGGTTAACAAGTTTCTAAATTtggaaattatttaattattcagtctttgaaagacattagCATTTCAACAAGTgataagaaagaagaaaaggttCTTTTTGTTGTAATCTTTTTCTCCAAAGCAACCTCAcatcatgttttctcatgtgtAAATCATTGTATCGGGCTGAAATTTTTACtgactatttttatattttcgtGTTTGTTTGAATGGAGGAGATAAGATTTGGAGGGTAGGATCCAATTTCAGTTCTGAAGAGTAACTGTATTTgtgtgtttctttctatttatgtttGTTAGTGTAACTATTGCTTCTTTCTATTAGACAATTGTTGAGTAGACATTTAGGAGAATATTTATAGCCCTATTATTGTTATAGCGAAGCATTAGAATGGCGTTCACGTGATTGTTACCTTCGATCTGAAGGGtttcttcacatttttttatttcaaattaatgtCTTTCCATCGCAGCATCACTCACTTACAACTTGAATCTTTCAAAATAAAACGATTATCTTTTTATACTTAATCGGTTTCATTTTAGGTAGGTAACATTATTTGATAGgatataagaataaaaaataaaaaaattgttatctGTAATCTTAAAATATGTCATGACATTTTATAActgtgaaaatattttctccgtctatttttaattgtttaaattttaattttgcaccttcataaaaaaaattattaatataattttttatcataatattcGCTTAAGTAAGATAGTTGCTTTTTTTAGGTATAGTTaatctaaatatttcaaatacaaGGAGGAAAGTGAAATCGTTGTCAAATCTTTATCATTGAATCTCCAAATATGAATTTGAGTGCTTCAGTTGATCCTCAATCTCCCAGTATCTATATTTCAATTGCTCAACTTAAGTCTTAAGTCTTGAGAAATAATTTAGGGGAATAAGTAAATTATTGTTGAgggtaaaatatgaaattcatttttatctttttatatgttaaaagtgacgagtaaaaaattacaaaaaatacttttaacatAGTAAACAAATAATAgtgaataaaatgaatatatcaCTAAGAATAAATTtagaagtttaaatttaattatttttaaatatagaattttGTCATTCTTATTTAAGCATTAGTCCTGGGCACGTGCATTGCACTTGTATCCCATGCTAAATCATGTGAAATtgttataacaatatatataatcaaCAACCTTCACATCATGTTTTTCGATGTGTTATTAGTTGTATCTGACTCAAATTTTTACTAAGTGTTCCTATATCTGCATGTTTAATTTGAATGGAGGAGATAAGATTTGGAGGTCAGCAGAATTCAATTTCATGTTTTGAACACCAGCTGGATTTgtgtgtttctttctatttatctttgtTAGTGTAGTTATTGATTCTTCGTATTTGGCAATTGTTGTGTAGCCATTTAGCAGAATATTTATAGCCATATTATTGTTATAGTGAAACAATTTGAATATGGGCGATCACGTGATTGTTACCTTCAATTTGAAGGATTTTTTCAACGTTTTTTATTTTCGAGTTTATATTTTTCCATCGCAGCATCATTcactttaaatttaaatcttccaaaataatatgattatcTTTTTATACTTCATCGGTTTCATTTTAGGTaagatattatttgataaaaaattaaaaaaattgttatgtgTAATCTTAAAATATGTCATGACATTTTATAATGGTGattttttacatccatttttaattgtttgaatttgaattttactctttcttaaaaaataatgattaatataAATGTTTACCATGATATTGTTTAAATAAGGTAGTTgctttttttgatataattaatttaaatattttctaatatgagGAGGAAAGTGAAATCGATATCAAAGTTTTATCATTGAATCTCCAAATATGAACCGTTGCGTGTTTCAGTTAATCCTCAATCTCCCAGTATAGATATTTCGACTACTCAAGATTAAGTCTTAAGGCTTGAGAAATAATTTGGGGGAAAAGTAAATTATTATTGAGGGATAACTATGAAagtcatttttatctttttctatgTTAAAAGTGACAAgtttagaataaaaaattacttttaaaataatggacaaataagaatgaataaaatgaatatatcactaagaataaattttaaattttaaatgaaattattattaaatatacatttttgTTCAATCTTATTTAAGCATTAGTCCTGGGCACGTGTGTTGTACGTGTATCCCATGCTAAATCATGTGGAATTGTTATAACGATATATACAATCAGCAACCTTCAcatcatatttttcaatgtaTTAACCGTTGTATCGGGGCGAAATTTTTATTGAGTGTTTCTATATCTTCATGTTTGGTTTGAATGGACGAGATAAGATTTAGAGATCAGCAAGATTCAATTTCAGATTCTGAAAAACAGATGGATTTGTGTGTTTCTTCCTATTTATCTTTGTTAGTGTAGCTATTACTTCTTTGTATTTGACAATTGTTGTGAACCAGTTAGGAGAATATTATAGCCCTATAGTTATTATAGTGAAACAATTTGAATCTGGGCGATCACATGATTGTTACCTTCGATTTGAAGggtttttttatgttgtttattttcaagTTTATGCCTTTCACTCGCAACATCATTCACTTAAAACTTAAATCTTccaatattatatgatttttcttttatacttCATCGGTTTCATTTTAGGTAAGGTAACATTATTTTATgggatacaaaaaaaaaaagttatccgTTATTAAAAGATATGTCATGACATTTTGTAACGATGAGAATATTTTCTCCatccatttttaattatttaaatttgaatttcgcaccttcataaaaataatgattaatataaatttttaccaTAATATTCGCTTAAGTAAGGATCTTTTTTTTgggtataattaatataaatcttTCTAAATATGAGGAGGAAAATGAAATCATTGTCAAATCTTAATTATTGAATCTCCAAATATGAATCTTTGAGTGTTTGAGTTGATCCTCAATCTCCTAGTATCGATATTTCGATTGCTCAAGCTTAAGTCTTAAGTCTTGAGAAATAGTTTGGGAAATAAGTAAATTATTGTTGAgggtaaaatatgaaattcatttttatctttttctatgttaaaagtgacaagtttaaaataaaattttacttttaaaatagcGGACAAATAAAAGTGcataaaatgaatatatcactactaataaattttaatttttaaaattcaattattttttgaatatagaattttgttattcttatttaaGCACTAGTTCTGGACACGTGTGTTGCATGTGTGTTGCACCTTCACATCATGTTTTTCAATGTGTTAACCGCGTTGTATGGGGCTGAAATTTTTACTAAATGTTCCTACATCTTCGAGTTTGATTTCAATAGAGGAGATAAAATTTGAAAGTCAGCAAGATccaatttttgattttgaacaaCAGCTAGATTTATGCATttcattctatttatttttgttagtgtAGCTATTGCTTCTTTGTATTTGAATATTGTTGTGTAGTCATTTTAGGAGAATATTTATAGCCGTATTATTGTTATAGTGAAGCATTTGAACTGGGGCAATCACGTGACTGTTACCTTTGATTTGAAGgatttttccacatttttattTTCGAGTTTATGTCTTTCCATCGCAACATCAGTCACTGTCAACTTAAATATTCCAAAATAATATGCTTGTCTTCTTATTCTTCGTTAGCTTCATTTTAGGTAAGGTAACATTATTTGACgggatataaaaaaaattaaaaaattgttatttgtatTCTTAAATAAGTCATGATATTTTATAACggtgaaaatattttctccattcatttttaattgtttaaatttgaattttgtaatttcttaagaaacaattattaatatgaatttttaccATAATATTCGCTTAAGTAGGGTagttactttttgtttttttgcataattaacttaatattttcaaatatgaGGAGGAAAGTGATATCGTTGTCAAATACTTATCATTGAATCtccaaatatgaatttttgagtGTTTCAATTGATCCTCAATCCCCGACATCAATATTCGGCTGCGCAAGCTTAAGTCTTAAGTCTTGAGAAATAATTTGGGGAATAAGTAAATTATTGTTGAAACTAAAAtacgaaatttattttttatcgttatatatgttaaaagtgacaagtaaaaaataaaaatttattttaaaaaaatagtggaCGCATAATagtgaataaaataaatgtcaCTAAGAatcaatttaaagtttaaaataaaattatttttaaatatagaaTTCTGTCATTCTTATTTAAGCACTAGTCCTGGGCACGTATATCGCACGTGTATCCTATGCTAATATGTGTGAAGTTGTATAGAAGAGTCAAGTTGAGGACGATCAAGGgcaaatttgtcattttagaaatattctagaatgtttgtttttatgttatgaCATCAAAAAAGTGGTAATAgatttataataacaatacGACCAAATATCTTTTCTTAAATGCCATGTGTATCCTAATGATGCGGCATTTAATTTTGACCCACAtcatctatatattttttttcttttttttttaaactgaaattttcatcaaactaaaaaaatctattaaacaatggaattttagtaatttaatactatttaagggcaaaataataattgtataattaatgaccaaaattaaaatttagaagaatccatatatgtctttacttttaaattgacaaataaaaatatttttataattatgttaaaatgaagaatttcttaattaacttttacaaacaataataaatgcTAAGCttgttttgacttttttttaaggaaaattttgaactaatttaaaataaaatgtgtttgaatagttaatatttttttctaaaaatacgTTAAAGAATTATTGCGGGTAAACatattcttaatatttcttcCAGAATATGGTCACTAAATTTGTATcttgattattaaaataatctttaaaatgacgtatcattatttttaaagtaatttgaatatatataaaattacgtGACTAAAAGAATGAACAACGTTTGActattaagaaattaattatttgataatgtattcatcaaaagattaaaaaatataaaattttcatttctgtatagaatattttcttgatatcaaatatgataaacTATTTAACAGGAAAAAtttgacaagaaaaaaaattaatattcaaattctaagaaatattaaaatgcaaactaaagaaaaatgagtggttaaaaaatttagaaaataaaaataaaagttccaGTAGAAAGGTCTTGAGAAATAtagaggaaaaaaattaaaaaataaataataacttgaAAAAGAAACACAACATGATATTTAGAGTGtagtatcaaaaaaattattcatgtaatttagaatataacattatGTCAAATTGTTGTcgtatatagaaataaaattactttcttgattgtttttatttttacagaGTTAGAAATCAACAATTTAATAAACATTTTCAATATtagaatataacattatgataattgttattgtatatagaaataaatttgatttcatgattgtttttattgatgAAAGTTAGACATCAAGTATTTAATAAATACTTTCGATATTAATACCAAAACAAATTGAAGTATTTCTATTGTCGAAGACAATAATTAAATGTATCACAAAATTCACCGACAAAGCAAACTACAAACACATTATACTTAAGTTGAAGCAGTAGAGATTTGAAAGACTTTGAGTCGTCAGATGCAAGCTTATGGTACAAATATTACGAAAAGAAGATGATAACATTGTAGAAAATAGATACCAAGTGCGAAAATATATGAAGATCAATAAACTTTTTCAAAGATATCACCATTTTATATATTCCTCGAACGCGAAATGTTTAACTCATAATCTAATACAATTCTCTATTTTCTTGCTGCATAGAATTTTTTGGAATTCAACTTTCTCAATTTGAGTTGTAATCGACACATTTATGTCGtatgaatattttgaaaaagattatTAAGCAATATATTGAAGTTGCTTATTGTAAAAATAGTATAAAGTATA harbors:
- the LOC101266081 gene encoding putative B3 domain-containing protein At2g27410, producing the protein MEDDDGGGLKEESCITDFECVDVEKDEAFRKNPFMCEHSVDHYYYLLPRAKRSRIFRRKNPPPTVMPSQSMSQKKDPKIRISLKRKTIETVDEDLSVEGKKTETLFDEKHSKWENREEKRRKIYKPIIDPPVLPDELKEMISGMGVQISQVKLVIQKVLYDTDLSYKHMRMSIPVNQVVRKDFLTPQQKMVLETRDIESNKKSKIQFNLIEPSLEQTKIHLTKWDMSNSSSYVLLNDWMQVVKRNKLKSGMVVQLWSFHQHLVPWLALVSVRQ